One genomic segment of Paraburkholderia hospita includes these proteins:
- a CDS encoding porin has product MKRSTSSVKAVVIGAAIVGGAPAFAQSSVTLYGIVDNGLAYQSSSTSLGSTSGGHSVVKMTPGVWAGSRFGLKGGEDLGGGTKAIFQLESGFNSATGAQQYTNAMFGRLAYVGVTNPTYGTFTAGRQYASYYQLLSPYSPTTWITGFYGAHPGDIDGLDTIYRANNTLEYTSPKLYGLTVSGSYSLGGVAGSVNQGSTWTTAIQYALGPIGLAVGFSRINNSTSGGGAWGADSTTTNGGSQIGVSALTNGYQTARAQQRFAVGGGYTFNSAWDVTATYSNVQYIPGINSKFTDTAIFNTAGAVLHWKPAVTWDFAAGYSYTRATRANGITDSASYQQFNLSQYYSLSKRTGLYALEAYQRANGKTLGTNGAGQIIDATASIGDGFNSTPSSTASQFAFGLGVIHRF; this is encoded by the coding sequence ATGAAGAGGAGTACCAGCAGCGTAAAGGCGGTTGTCATTGGGGCGGCAATCGTTGGCGGCGCGCCGGCTTTTGCGCAAAGCAGCGTGACACTGTACGGCATTGTCGATAACGGACTGGCTTATCAAAGCAGTTCGACATCGCTTGGGTCGACGAGCGGCGGGCACTCGGTCGTCAAGATGACGCCGGGCGTGTGGGCGGGCAGCCGCTTCGGATTGAAAGGCGGGGAAGATCTCGGCGGCGGTACTAAAGCGATCTTTCAACTGGAGTCGGGCTTTAATTCGGCAACGGGCGCGCAGCAGTACACGAATGCGATGTTCGGGCGTCTTGCGTATGTCGGCGTGACGAATCCGACCTACGGTACGTTCACGGCGGGCCGGCAGTACGCTTCGTATTACCAGTTGCTGTCGCCGTATAGCCCGACGACATGGATCACGGGCTTCTACGGCGCGCATCCTGGCGATATCGACGGGCTCGACACGATCTATCGCGCGAACAATACGCTCGAGTACACGTCGCCGAAGCTGTACGGCTTGACGGTGAGCGGCTCGTATTCGCTCGGCGGCGTAGCGGGCAGCGTGAATCAGGGCTCGACGTGGACGACCGCGATCCAGTACGCACTGGGCCCGATCGGTCTCGCGGTCGGCTTCTCGCGGATCAACAATTCGACCTCGGGTGGCGGTGCGTGGGGCGCGGATTCCACCACGACGAACGGCGGCTCGCAGATCGGCGTATCCGCGTTGACGAACGGCTACCAGACGGCGCGCGCGCAGCAGCGCTTTGCCGTCGGCGGCGGCTATACGTTCAACAGCGCGTGGGACGTGACGGCGACGTACTCGAACGTTCAGTACATTCCCGGCATCAATTCGAAGTTCACCGATACGGCGATCTTCAACACGGCTGGCGCCGTGCTGCACTGGAAACCGGCTGTGACGTGGGACTTTGCCGCGGGCTACAGCTATACGCGTGCGACTCGCGCGAATGGCATTACGGATAGCGCGTCGTATCAGCAGTTCAACCTGTCCCAGTACTATTCGCTGTCCAAGCGTACGGGCCTCTATGCGCTCGAAGCGTATCAACGCGCGAACGGCAAGACGCTCGGCACGAACGGCGCGGGGCAGATCATCGACGCGACCGCGAGTATCGGCGATGGCTTCAATTCGACGCCTTCGTCGACGGCCAGTCAGTTTGCGTTTGGCCTTGGTGTGATTCATCGCTTCTGA
- a CDS encoding GntR family transcriptional regulator has protein sequence MNETTQQAIVQTLREKILAGELAPGQRLVEAQLAQWLGVSRTPLRYALSVLASEALLERSGARGFVVRRFSVRDVLNAIDVRGVLEGLAARMVAESGVSTALAASLDACLREGDEIFNAGALKHGDDVRYAAMNGRFHALIVDAAQNAAVSAALSLNDKIPFVAPSTIAFDESARDRQFAMLMYAHRQHHAIVNALVNGEGARVDALMKEHTHISKESLNLSLPTLHLIAGAA, from the coding sequence ATGAACGAGACAACCCAGCAAGCGATTGTTCAAACGCTGCGAGAAAAGATCCTCGCGGGCGAACTGGCGCCCGGCCAGCGTCTCGTCGAGGCGCAACTCGCGCAATGGCTCGGCGTATCCCGCACGCCGCTGCGCTATGCGTTGAGTGTATTGGCAAGCGAAGCGCTGCTCGAACGCTCGGGCGCACGTGGTTTCGTGGTGCGGCGCTTCAGCGTGCGCGACGTGCTGAATGCAATCGACGTGCGCGGCGTGCTCGAAGGTCTCGCTGCGCGGATGGTTGCGGAGAGTGGCGTATCGACGGCGCTGGCCGCGTCGCTGGATGCCTGTCTGCGCGAAGGCGATGAGATTTTCAATGCAGGCGCGTTGAAGCATGGCGACGACGTGCGCTATGCAGCGATGAACGGCCGCTTCCATGCGCTGATCGTCGACGCCGCGCAGAACGCCGCAGTCAGCGCCGCATTGAGCCTGAACGACAAGATTCCGTTCGTCGCGCCATCAACCATTGCGTTCGACGAATCGGCGCGAGACCGCCAGTTCGCGATGCTCATGTATGCGCACCGGCAGCATCATGCGATCGTCAATGCGCTCGTCAACGGCGAAGGCGCGCGCGTCGACGCGCTCATGAAGGAACACACGCATATATCGAAAGAAAGCCTCAATCTGTCGTTGCCCACGCTGCATCTGATCGCGGGCGCGGCATGA
- the surE gene encoding 5'/3'-nucleotidase SurE, producing the protein MSASFSKVPRVLLTNDDGIDAPGLAVLEAVANELADEVWIVAPEHDQSGTSHSISLHSPLRVSRQGERRFGVVGTPGDCVVMAVRHLMRDTPPTLVLSGINRGGNLGVETMFSGTVGAAMTGLLLGLPSIALSQTFRDRENVRWDTARALAPGAIRQLLAIEHDSPVCLNVNFPDVDASGAGPLTPTKQGVGLVEGIDVLPQVDPRGLEYHWLRFQRGPRENAPDSETAVVASGRVSVTPLYFDRTDENTFAKLSASLRV; encoded by the coding sequence ATGTCCGCATCCTTCAGCAAGGTCCCCCGCGTTCTCCTCACCAACGACGACGGCATCGACGCCCCCGGCCTCGCCGTACTCGAAGCCGTAGCCAACGAGCTAGCCGACGAAGTATGGATCGTCGCGCCCGAGCATGATCAGAGCGGCACGTCGCACTCGATCAGCCTGCATTCGCCGCTGCGCGTGAGCCGCCAGGGCGAGCGCCGCTTCGGCGTGGTGGGCACGCCTGGCGATTGCGTTGTGATGGCCGTGCGTCATCTGATGCGCGACACGCCACCGACGCTCGTGCTGTCCGGCATCAATCGCGGCGGCAATCTCGGCGTCGAGACGATGTTCTCCGGCACCGTCGGCGCGGCGATGACGGGGCTGCTGCTCGGGCTGCCGTCGATTGCATTGAGCCAGACCTTCCGGGACCGTGAGAACGTGCGCTGGGATACGGCGCGTGCGCTCGCGCCGGGCGCGATCCGCCAGTTGCTGGCCATCGAGCACGACTCGCCCGTTTGCCTGAATGTCAATTTCCCTGATGTCGATGCGTCGGGGGCGGGTCCGTTGACGCCGACGAAGCAGGGCGTGGGTCTCGTGGAAGGTATCGACGTGCTGCCGCAGGTCGACCCGCGTGGCCTCGAGTATCACTGGCTGCGATTCCAGCGTGGCCCGCGCGAGAACGCGCCCGATAGTGAAACCGCTGTGGTCGCGTCGGGGCGCGTCTCGGTGACGCCGCTTTACTTCGATCGTACGGACGAGAACACCTTCGCGAAGTTGTCGGCGTCGTTGAGGGTGTGA
- a CDS encoding pyridoxal phosphate-dependent aminotransferase produces MTVSRLRNIPGIGVDRMGDAADAPKNRNILRLENLDTDLRPPAEAIRRTHEAVDDDDANSYLPFTGQTALRQAVVARMKQSTGIDYDAGSECIISAGGLAGILNVLLSILEPGDEVVLTDPTYAGLINRVLLAGGVPKFARLLPSTDASADGWRLDLESLASAVGPRTRAFLIMSPSMPSGFVANETEWHAIAEHCRRTDAWLVYDAAMERILFDGHNVIHPASLPEMRERTFTVGSVSKEYRMIGWRVGWIVGPERVMNDVRLTSLSNVVCQVGIGMPGATAALTCADDGVAQAVAVWQARRDFLLNALRDLPVVRPDGGWSLLIDTTQFGIAPPDASRLLLEKGEVAATPMNGWGPQAQRYLRFVFANESVERLTDIRERVRAAWSI; encoded by the coding sequence GTGACAGTCTCACGTTTGCGCAACATCCCGGGCATCGGCGTCGACAGAATGGGCGACGCTGCCGACGCACCGAAGAATCGCAACATCCTGCGGCTGGAGAACCTCGACACCGACCTGAGGCCGCCCGCCGAAGCAATCCGCCGCACGCACGAAGCCGTCGACGATGACGACGCGAACAGCTATCTGCCGTTCACCGGGCAGACAGCATTGCGTCAGGCTGTCGTCGCGCGGATGAAGCAGTCGACAGGTATCGACTACGACGCCGGCAGCGAGTGCATCATTTCCGCGGGCGGGCTCGCGGGCATTCTCAACGTGCTGTTGTCGATCCTCGAACCGGGCGACGAAGTCGTGCTGACCGACCCGACGTACGCGGGCCTCATCAATCGCGTGCTGCTCGCAGGTGGCGTGCCGAAGTTCGCGCGGCTCCTGCCTTCCACCGATGCCTCCGCCGATGGCTGGCGGCTCGATCTCGAATCATTGGCGAGCGCAGTGGGGCCGCGCACGCGGGCATTCCTCATCATGTCTCCGTCGATGCCGAGCGGCTTCGTCGCCAACGAAACCGAATGGCACGCAATCGCCGAACATTGCCGCCGTACTGATGCGTGGCTCGTCTACGACGCCGCGATGGAGCGCATCCTGTTCGACGGGCACAACGTGATTCATCCCGCGTCGTTGCCGGAGATGCGCGAGCGCACCTTCACGGTTGGCTCCGTATCCAAGGAGTACCGGATGATCGGCTGGCGCGTGGGCTGGATCGTCGGTCCCGAACGCGTCATGAACGACGTGCGGCTGACGAGTCTGTCGAACGTCGTTTGCCAGGTCGGTATCGGCATGCCGGGTGCGACGGCGGCGCTGACGTGCGCAGACGATGGCGTCGCGCAAGCGGTCGCCGTATGGCAGGCGCGGCGCGATTTTCTGTTGAACGCGTTGCGCGATCTGCCTGTGGTGCGCCCCGATGGCGGATGGTCGCTGCTCATCGACACGACGCAGTTCGGCATCGCGCCGCCCGATGCGTCACGCCTGCTGCTCGAAAAAGGCGAAGTCGCCGCGACGCCGATGAACGGCTGGGGCCCGCAAGCGCAACGCTATCTGCGCTTCGTGTTCGCGAACGAATCCGTCGAACGTCTCACGGATATCCGCGAGCGTGTGCGAGCGGCGTGGAGCATCTGA
- a CDS encoding ParA family protein, translated as MRRVVFNQKGGVGKSTIVCNLAAISAREGLRTLVIDLDAQGNSSQYLLGSRASEVNPTVAGFFETALTFSFKPVDVTSFIHPTPFDNLDIMPAHADLDTLHGKLESRYKIYKLRDALNELDMYDAVYIDTPPALNFYTRSALIAVERCLIPFDCDDFSRRALYTLLDNVKEIQQDHNDALHVEGIVINQFQPRASLPQQLVDELVSEGLPVLESRLSSSIKIKESHQHAKPVIHLDPRHKLSLEYLALHRELAG; from the coding sequence ATGCGGCGCGTCGTATTCAATCAGAAGGGTGGTGTCGGCAAATCGACCATCGTATGCAACCTGGCGGCGATCAGCGCGCGTGAAGGGCTGCGCACGCTTGTCATCGATCTCGATGCGCAAGGCAATTCGAGCCAGTATCTGCTCGGCTCGCGCGCGAGCGAAGTCAATCCCACCGTGGCCGGTTTCTTCGAAACGGCGTTGACGTTCAGCTTCAAGCCCGTCGATGTGACGTCGTTCATTCATCCGACGCCATTCGACAATCTGGACATCATGCCCGCGCACGCGGATCTCGACACGCTGCACGGCAAGCTCGAATCGCGCTACAAGATCTACAAGCTGCGCGATGCGCTCAACGAACTCGACATGTACGATGCCGTCTACATCGACACGCCGCCCGCGTTGAATTTCTACACGCGCTCCGCGCTGATCGCCGTCGAGCGCTGTCTGATTCCGTTCGACTGCGATGACTTCTCGCGCCGCGCGCTCTATACGCTGCTCGATAACGTGAAGGAAATCCAGCAGGACCACAATGATGCGCTGCACGTCGAAGGCATCGTGATCAACCAGTTTCAGCCGCGCGCGAGCCTGCCGCAGCAACTGGTCGACGAACTGGTGAGCGAAGGCTTGCCCGTGCTCGAATCGAGGCTGTCGTCGTCCATCAAGATCAAGGAATCGCACCAGCACGCGAAGCCTGTGATTCACCTCGATCCGCGGCACAAGCTCTCGCTCGAGTATCTGGCGCTGCATCGCGAACTGGCGGGTTAG
- a CDS encoding MFS transporter, whose protein sequence is MKPTESVDIKAFIDARKMSAYQWLVLVLCFWIVTMDGLDTAVMGFVAPVIMHDWSVSRAAFGPVMSAAMVGLAVGALVAGPMADRVGRKKILIGSVFCFGFFSLLCAFAETPTALVILRFLTGLGLGAAMPNSTTLLSEYVPSRSRSLLLTIMFTGFNFGSGAGGFVAAWLIPHFGWRAVFMFGGILPVVSLPLLLWLLPESARLMLVRKAVTERIAHTLGRVCGHRFADDVRFTAPEPVVAEKAPVRMLFADGYAMSTLMLWVTYFMGLLIIYLLTGWLPTLIKDAGLPVERAAAITGMFQLGGTIGAVAVGFAMDRMDRNAVIGFSYLLGGVFIFALGMGTLQSGTLPALVACAGFFMSGAQTGLNALAPSCYPTRARATGVSWMLGFGRLGGILGSLVGGALLSLGFSFATVFSVLAVPAVIAAIAIVMNRVALRFITSPVADV, encoded by the coding sequence ATGAAACCAACAGAATCAGTCGACATCAAGGCGTTCATCGACGCACGCAAGATGTCCGCGTACCAGTGGCTCGTGCTTGTGCTGTGCTTCTGGATCGTCACGATGGACGGGCTCGATACGGCCGTCATGGGATTCGTTGCGCCCGTCATCATGCACGACTGGAGCGTGAGCCGCGCCGCCTTCGGACCCGTGATGAGCGCCGCGATGGTGGGCCTCGCGGTTGGCGCGCTGGTCGCCGGACCGATGGCGGATCGCGTCGGACGAAAGAAAATACTGATTGGCTCCGTGTTCTGCTTCGGGTTTTTCAGCCTGCTTTGCGCTTTCGCGGAGACACCCACTGCGCTCGTTATCCTGCGCTTTCTGACGGGACTCGGTCTCGGCGCCGCGATGCCGAACTCGACGACGCTGCTGTCCGAATACGTGCCGTCGCGCAGCCGTTCGCTGCTGCTGACGATCATGTTCACCGGCTTCAACTTCGGCTCGGGCGCGGGCGGCTTCGTCGCCGCGTGGCTGATTCCGCATTTCGGCTGGCGCGCGGTGTTCATGTTCGGCGGCATTCTGCCCGTTGTCAGCCTGCCGTTGCTGCTATGGCTGCTTCCCGAGTCCGCGCGTCTGATGCTTGTGCGCAAGGCTGTCACGGAGCGCATTGCGCACACCTTGGGACGTGTATGCGGACACCGGTTTGCTGACGACGTTCGCTTTACCGCGCCGGAACCTGTCGTTGCAGAGAAAGCGCCCGTGCGCATGCTGTTCGCGGATGGCTACGCGATGAGCACGCTGATGCTGTGGGTCACGTACTTCATGGGCCTGCTGATCATCTATCTGCTGACGGGCTGGCTGCCGACGCTGATCAAGGACGCGGGCCTGCCTGTCGAACGCGCCGCAGCGATCACGGGCATGTTCCAGCTGGGCGGCACGATCGGCGCGGTGGCCGTCGGCTTTGCAATGGATCGGATGGACCGCAATGCCGTCATCGGTTTTTCGTATCTGCTGGGCGGCGTGTTCATCTTCGCGCTCGGTATGGGCACGCTCCAATCCGGCACCTTGCCCGCTCTCGTTGCGTGTGCCGGTTTCTTCATGAGCGGCGCGCAAACGGGCCTCAACGCGCTCGCGCCGAGCTGCTACCCGACACGTGCCCGTGCGACGGGCGTCAGCTGGATGCTGGGTTTTGGCCGGCTTGGCGGGATTCTGGGTTCGCTGGTGGGCGGTGCGTTGCTCTCGCTGGGCTTCAGCTTTGCGACCGTGTTCTCGGTGCTCGCCGTGCCCGCCGTGATCGCCGCCATTGCGATCGTGATGAACCGCGTTGCGTTGCGCTTCATCACGAGTCCGGTCGCCGATGTCTGA
- a CDS encoding OmpW/AlkL family protein: MRPYRAITLAAALLTGSAAHAQSAGSFVANVGWFHLAPQSSSQPFSINALGSTMTASGSGASVDGADTVGFTATYFITDHIAAEGVFGVPPKFTLSGTGTLAGLGELGKAYEWSPTLLLKYYFNDAQSHFRPYLGAGVAYVWYSGVKLSSAMSSGAFLYSSTYGTALEGQTSAKLSSSFAPVINAGFTYNFDKHWSAGVSLSYMWLSTRATLTTHSSVGTVTSTSKLHVDPIVSFVSVGYRF, translated from the coding sequence ATGAGGCCATACCGGGCTATCACCCTTGCGGCCGCGTTGCTGACGGGCTCGGCCGCGCATGCGCAGAGCGCGGGTAGTTTCGTGGCGAATGTCGGCTGGTTTCATCTCGCGCCGCAGTCGTCGAGTCAACCGTTCAGCATCAATGCGCTGGGCTCGACGATGACCGCGAGCGGGTCGGGCGCCAGTGTCGACGGCGCCGATACCGTGGGGTTCACCGCGACGTATTTCATCACCGATCACATCGCGGCAGAAGGCGTGTTCGGCGTGCCGCCGAAATTCACGCTGTCGGGCACGGGCACGCTCGCGGGACTCGGCGAACTGGGCAAGGCGTATGAGTGGAGCCCGACGCTATTGCTGAAGTATTACTTCAACGATGCGCAAAGCCATTTCCGTCCGTACCTCGGTGCGGGCGTGGCCTATGTCTGGTATAGCGGCGTGAAGCTCAGTTCGGCGATGTCGAGTGGCGCATTTCTTTACTCTTCGACTTATGGCACCGCGCTTGAAGGGCAGACATCGGCGAAGTTGAGCAGTTCGTTTGCGCCCGTCATCAACGCGGGCTTCACGTACAACTTCGACAAGCACTGGTCGGCGGGCGTGTCGCTGTCGTATATGTGGCTATCGACGCGCGCAACGCTGACGACCCATTCGAGCGTCGGCACGGTGACGAGCACATCGAAACTCCACGTGGACCCTATCGTTTCCTTTGTGTCGGTCGGATATCGCTTCTGA
- a CDS encoding alpha/beta hydrolase → MSMIKFCVRLALVAYVVALIALYLMQDRMLLPAPLDIPGTPTGHHGAYDVEPWHVDGLYAGYVATPAAAAPRGTFVLFHGNAETAENKLPVAEVFVRDGFRVVMVEYPGQGNRQGKRTMLAALAASRDALVAARAQWSGPVYLVGESLGAGMAAQAVKGNEAAVAGVVLITPWDTLASVAGEKYWLFPVRWMLHDPFDSVAALERYNGPVVVIAAQQDSLIPIVHAQRLASAHPGAQLMVLPDASHDNWFGAMHDMQWRQVLNWLHAD, encoded by the coding sequence ATGTCGATGATCAAGTTCTGCGTCCGCCTCGCGCTCGTCGCGTACGTGGTCGCGCTGATCGCGCTCTACCTGATGCAGGACCGCATGCTGCTGCCTGCGCCGCTCGACATCCCCGGCACGCCGACAGGGCATCACGGCGCCTACGACGTCGAGCCGTGGCATGTCGACGGACTCTACGCGGGCTATGTCGCAACGCCTGCCGCCGCAGCGCCGCGCGGCACGTTCGTCCTCTTTCACGGCAACGCGGAAACAGCGGAGAACAAGCTGCCCGTTGCCGAAGTCTTCGTACGCGATGGCTTTCGCGTCGTGATGGTCGAATATCCGGGGCAAGGCAACCGTCAAGGCAAGCGCACGATGTTAGCGGCGTTGGCGGCATCGCGAGACGCGCTCGTCGCAGCGCGCGCGCAATGGAGCGGACCCGTTTATCTGGTGGGCGAGTCGCTCGGCGCGGGTATGGCGGCGCAAGCCGTCAAAGGCAATGAAGCCGCGGTTGCGGGTGTCGTGCTCATTACGCCATGGGACACGCTCGCGAGTGTCGCAGGGGAAAAGTACTGGCTATTTCCCGTGCGCTGGATGCTGCACGATCCATTCGATTCTGTGGCCGCACTAGAACGCTATAACGGACCGGTTGTCGTGATCGCTGCGCAGCAAGACTCGCTGATTCCGATCGTTCACGCGCAACGGCTGGCGAGCGCGCATCCCGGCGCGCAGTTGATGGTGTTGCCCGACGCGAGTCACGACAACTGGTTTGGCGCGATGCACGATATGCAATGGCGTCAGGTGCTGAACTGGCTGCACGCGGATTGA
- a CDS encoding purple acid phosphatase family protein produces MSKKNSPDTTPDEPDNTQSATQATIFSRRGFLKLAGASGFATAASTFAGSAKADPSTPDGTPEQVHLTWGEDPTNEVVVSWASMAAAANPHVRFGAAGDRKETVHAVQRTYTDGLNGEVVFTYHARLHGLNAGTTYQYEVTADNDSNVGTPFSASFKTAPHGRAPFRFTSYGDLATPNTGWVLSSPQSRFAVQAVERFQPLFHLLNGDLCYANLNPTQQPAVWRDFGNNNQSSSANRPWMPCPGNHEIEFNNGAQGFDSYLTRYTLPHNGTRFPGRWYSFRVSSVLFISLDADDVVYQDAAAFVAGPAPLVPAASTGNHAIAPGTSFYVRGYSNGEQTQWLEKTLRHAADDDDTDWIIVQMHQDALSSSKTGNGSDKGIREAWLPLFDRYGVDLVLCGHDHDYERSYPVRGCNHHAGIDATTGEKVDTLQPKPVVHSHASNGNAFDTSHGTIHLILGGGGTSAPLDVYGVDTGNGNPQAKVFTKPNRPIPGATAGTFTRANADALEDAIWSAQRDTGTGYGIAVFDYDPGSHGGKTTITMNYYHAPGADQTPTANYELFETITLSKHRRG; encoded by the coding sequence ATGTCGAAAAAGAACTCCCCTGATACAACGCCGGACGAACCGGACAACACACAGTCCGCCACGCAGGCCACCATCTTTTCGCGCCGTGGCTTTCTGAAGCTCGCGGGCGCGTCGGGATTCGCGACCGCCGCGAGCACGTTTGCAGGCTCCGCCAAAGCCGATCCGTCGACACCCGATGGCACGCCCGAGCAGGTCCATCTCACATGGGGCGAAGATCCCACGAATGAAGTCGTGGTGTCGTGGGCATCGATGGCGGCCGCTGCGAATCCGCACGTGCGCTTCGGCGCAGCCGGCGACAGGAAGGAAACCGTTCACGCCGTCCAACGCACCTACACGGACGGCCTGAATGGCGAAGTCGTGTTCACCTATCACGCGCGTCTGCACGGCCTGAATGCGGGAACGACGTATCAATACGAAGTCACAGCCGATAACGACAGCAACGTGGGCACGCCCTTCTCCGCGTCGTTCAAGACCGCGCCGCACGGCCGCGCGCCGTTCCGCTTCACGAGCTATGGCGATCTCGCGACGCCCAACACCGGCTGGGTGCTGTCGTCGCCGCAAAGCCGCTTCGCGGTGCAGGCCGTCGAGCGTTTCCAGCCGCTCTTTCACCTGCTCAACGGCGACCTGTGCTACGCGAACCTGAACCCGACGCAGCAGCCGGCTGTGTGGCGCGACTTCGGCAACAACAATCAGTCTTCGTCGGCGAATCGTCCGTGGATGCCGTGTCCCGGCAATCACGAAATCGAATTCAACAACGGCGCGCAAGGCTTCGATTCGTATCTCACGCGCTATACGCTGCCGCACAACGGCACGCGCTTTCCGGGCCGCTGGTATAGCTTCCGCGTGAGTTCGGTACTGTTCATTTCGCTCGACGCCGACGACGTCGTGTATCAGGACGCAGCCGCCTTCGTCGCGGGCCCGGCGCCGCTCGTGCCCGCCGCGAGCACGGGGAACCACGCGATTGCGCCAGGCACGTCGTTCTACGTGCGCGGCTACAGCAATGGCGAGCAAACGCAATGGCTGGAAAAAACGCTGCGCCATGCCGCCGACGATGACGATACCGACTGGATCATCGTGCAGATGCATCAAGACGCGCTCAGTTCGTCGAAGACAGGCAACGGTTCCGATAAGGGCATCCGCGAAGCATGGCTGCCGCTTTTCGACCGCTATGGCGTGGACCTCGTGCTATGCGGCCACGATCACGACTACGAGCGCAGCTATCCCGTGCGAGGCTGCAACCATCACGCGGGCATCGATGCAACCACGGGCGAGAAAGTCGACACGCTGCAACCGAAGCCGGTTGTTCATTCGCATGCAAGCAACGGCAACGCGTTCGACACCAGCCACGGCACGATCCATCTGATTCTCGGCGGCGGGGGCACGAGCGCGCCGCTCGACGTGTATGGTGTCGACACGGGCAACGGCAATCCGCAAGCGAAGGTGTTCACGAAACCCAACCGGCCAATCCCCGGCGCAACGGCAGGCACGTTCACGCGCGCCAACGCCGATGCACTCGAAGATGCGATCTGGTCGGCGCAGCGCGATACGGGCACGGGCTACGGCATCGCCGTGTTCGACTATGATCCGGGTTCGCACGGCGGCAAGACGACGATCACGATGAACTACTACCACGCGCCGGGCGCCGATCAGACGCCCACGGCGAACTACGAGCTGTTCGAGACGATCACGCTGTCGAAACACCGGCGGGGTTGA